In Fusobacterium hwasookii, a single window of DNA contains:
- a CDS encoding type II toxin-antitoxin system HicB family antitoxin, translating to MATTNYIAIVKQLESGKFLISFPDFEGITTTAETEESIQDVAAGVIKTKLAELKKANIEAPEPKKITEISKELKDGEFTTYVAVKESFDFKSTMTSLKDKESVKETAKEMTNKVNDFVNNVPEGTENLFGIGGGILSILNTLFLGVITIKVPFFGNYSIGFFKGISELADFSKEAKNAKFILMFSGILFLALAGLLIYSSFSKNKNLLKYSIFANIAFLVIFYIVLYVKLPGGEASKYISVSYFKILLYIISIGLAYLTFNAFNKKEEKEAVGETVKPLGTVLEKEEDKGE from the coding sequence ATGGCAACAACAAATTATATCGCAATAGTTAAACAATTAGAAAGTGGAAAATTTTTAATATCTTTTCCAGATTTTGAAGGTATTACAACAACAGCTGAAACTGAAGAAAGCATACAAGATGTAGCAGCAGGAGTTATAAAAACAAAATTGGCTGAACTCAAAAAAGCTAATATCGAAGCACCTGAACCAAAAAAGATAACAGAAATTTCTAAGGAACTGAAAGATGGAGAATTTACAACTTATGTAGCTGTCAAAGAAAGTTTTGATTTTAAATCTACTATGACTAGTTTAAAAGATAAAGAAAGTGTAAAAGAAACTGCAAAAGAAATGACAAATAAAGTTAATGATTTTGTAAATAATGTACCAGAAGGAACAGAAAATCTTTTTGGAATAGGAGGAGGAATATTGTCTATACTAAATACTTTATTCCTAGGAGTTATAACAATAAAAGTTCCATTTTTTGGGAATTATTCAATAGGATTTTTTAAAGGTATAAGTGAATTAGCTGATTTTAGCAAGGAAGCTAAAAATGCAAAATTTATTTTAATGTTCTCTGGAATATTATTCTTAGCTTTAGCAGGACTTTTAATTTATTCAAGTTTCTCTAAAAATAAAAATCTTTTAAAATATTCTATTTTTGCAAATATAGCTTTCTTAGTAATTTTTTATATAGTTTTATATGTAAAATTACCTGGTGGAGAAGCAAGCAAATATATTTCTGTATCTTATTTTAAAATATTACTATATATAATTTCAATAGGATTAGCTTATTTAACTTTTAATGCTTTTAATAAAAAAGAAGAAAAAGAAGCAGTTGGAGAAACTGTAAAACCATTAGGAACTGTACTTGAAAAAGAGGAGGATAAAGGTGAATAA
- a CDS encoding phosphatidylinositol-4-phosphate 5-kinase, with protein MNKDLKKFILFLIGSIIVAFTISYSYSAYQNYQNGTKIDETKNAFNFGKTDKKIEGAKETIDDPQENWENQRLEALESLGYKKVDVRPFYKRIYDKLMGKKIYNYKSISDEAKVVVVEIKDNKMTENFFDGDKATTRQELVANADFTSYDLKSYDLETMVVTTYKDVLNNDTYLNTKNGIIEYEDGKTIEFTHQNGAMNGPAVENLPNGDKIEFNFVNNKRVGEAEKLFKNGDRELFIYGENNQKNGNSIYYFVNGDVEETTYVNDVLHGPAKYIYKDGISEHYEYKNGKRVEN; from the coding sequence GTGAATAAGGATTTAAAGAAGTTTATTCTTTTCCTAATAGGTTCAATTATAGTTGCTTTCACTATTAGTTATTCTTATTCTGCTTATCAAAATTATCAAAATGGTACAAAGATAGATGAGACAAAAAATGCTTTTAACTTTGGAAAAACTGATAAAAAAATAGAAGGTGCCAAAGAAACTATTGATGATCCACAAGAAAATTGGGAAAATCAAAGACTTGAAGCATTGGAATCATTAGGATATAAAAAAGTTGATGTAAGACCTTTTTACAAAAGAATATATGATAAATTAATGGGAAAAAAAATCTATAATTATAAAAGTATTTCTGATGAAGCAAAAGTAGTTGTAGTTGAAATAAAAGATAATAAAATGACAGAAAACTTCTTTGATGGAGATAAGGCAACAACTCGTCAAGAATTAGTTGCAAATGCTGATTTTACTTCTTATGATTTAAAATCTTATGATTTAGAGACTATGGTTGTTACAACTTATAAAGATGTTCTTAATAATGATACTTACTTAAATACAAAGAATGGTATAATTGAATATGAAGATGGAAAAACTATTGAATTTACTCATCAAAATGGAGCAATGAATGGACCAGCTGTTGAAAATTTACCTAATGGAGATAAAATAGAATTTAACTTCGTCAATAATAAGAGAGTTGGTGAAGCAGAAAAACTTTTTAAAAATGGTGATAGAGAACTATTTATCTATGGTGAAAATAACCAAAAAAATGGAAATTCAATATATTATTTTGTAAATGGAGATGTAGAAGAAACTACTTATGTAAATGATGTTCTACATGGACCAGCTAAGTATATATATAAAGATGGTATTTCAGAGCATTATGAATATAAAAATGGAAAAAGGGTTGAAAATTAA
- a CDS encoding pseudouridine synthase yields MRLDKFLVECGIGSRKEVKKLISNDEITVNGSNDISAKDNIDENSDLIEYNGERLEYKEFRYYIMNKKAGYITATEDFREDTVMDLLPEWVIRKDLAPVGRLDKDTEGLLLFTNDGKLNHKLLSPKSHVDKVYYVEIENNISDEDILKIEQGVDIGNYITQPAKVEKISDNKIYLTIKEGKFHQVKKMLEAVNNKVYYLQRVSFGKLKLNDLALGEVKEVNLEDII; encoded by the coding sequence ATGAGATTAGATAAGTTCTTAGTTGAATGTGGTATAGGCAGTAGAAAAGAAGTTAAAAAGTTAATCTCAAATGATGAAATAACTGTTAATGGTTCTAATGATATATCAGCAAAGGATAATATAGATGAAAATTCTGATCTTATAGAGTATAATGGCGAACGACTAGAATATAAAGAATTTAGATACTATATTATGAATAAAAAAGCTGGGTATATAACTGCGACAGAAGATTTTAGAGAAGATACTGTTATGGACTTGTTACCAGAATGGGTAATAAGAAAAGACTTAGCACCAGTTGGTAGACTTGATAAAGATACAGAGGGTTTACTTCTTTTTACAAATGATGGAAAGCTAAATCATAAATTATTATCTCCTAAAAGCCATGTAGATAAAGTTTATTATGTTGAAATAGAAAATAATATTTCAGATGAAGATATCTTAAAAATAGAGCAGGGAGTTGATATAGGTAATTATATCACTCAACCTGCAAAGGTTGAAAAAATATCTGATAATAAGATTTATTTAACTATTAAAGAAGGTAAATTTCATCAAGTAAAAAAAATGTTAGAAGCAGTAAATAACAAAGTTTATTATTTACAAAGAGTAAGTTTTGGTAAATTAAAATTAAATGATTTAGCTTTGGGGGAAGTTAAAGAAGTTAATTTAGAAGATATAATTTAA
- the earP gene encoding elongation factor P maturation arginine rhamnosyltransferase EarP, with amino-acid sequence MEIKSIDIFCEVVDNYGDVGVAYRLAREFKRIYPDKKLRFIINQMEEINLIKKSDDIEIVSYKDISKIESSADLILETFGCEIPKEYMDKALENSKLIINLEYFSAETWVDDFHLQESFLGGNLKKYFFIPGLSKKSGGILLDNEFLERKKKVEENKEYYLEKFGINEKYDLIGSVFSYEKNFDSLIEELKKLDKKILLLILSEKTQKNFIKYFDNNNNYDKIKIVKLPFFTYDKYEELLALCDFNLVRGEDSFARALLLEKPFLWHIYPQEENTHIKKLEGFLEKYCPNNKELKKTFINYNINKDDFSYFFKNFKEIEEHNKNYANYLRENCNLMEKLIKFIENIGGKN; translated from the coding sequence ATGGAAATAAAAAGCATAGATATATTTTGTGAAGTTGTTGATAATTATGGAGATGTTGGAGTAGCTTACAGATTAGCAAGAGAATTTAAGAGAATTTATCCTGATAAAAAATTAAGATTTATCATAAATCAAATGGAAGAAATAAATCTTATAAAGAAATCAGATGATATAGAAATTGTATCCTATAAAGATATTTCTAAAATAGAGAGTTCTGCTGATTTAATATTAGAAACTTTTGGTTGTGAGATTCCAAAAGAATATATGGATAAAGCATTAGAAAATTCAAAACTTATTATAAATTTAGAATATTTCTCTGCTGAAACTTGGGTAGATGATTTTCACCTTCAAGAATCATTTTTAGGTGGAAACTTAAAAAAGTATTTTTTTATCCCAGGACTTTCTAAAAAAAGTGGAGGAATACTTTTAGATAATGAGTTTTTAGAAAGAAAGAAAAAAGTAGAAGAAAATAAAGAATACTATTTAGAAAAGTTTGGAATTAATGAAAAGTATGATTTAATAGGTTCAGTGTTTTCTTATGAGAAAAATTTTGATTCTCTGATTGAAGAACTAAAAAAATTAGATAAAAAAATTCTTTTATTAATATTAAGTGAAAAAACTCAAAAAAATTTCATAAAATATTTTGATAATAACAATAATTATGATAAAATAAAAATCGTGAAGTTACCATTTTTCACTTATGATAAATATGAAGAACTTTTAGCATTATGTGATTTTAACTTAGTTAGGGGAGAAGATAGCTTTGCTAGAGCCTTACTTCTTGAAAAGCCTTTCTTATGGCATATCTACCCACAAGAGGAAAATACACATATAAAAAAATTAGAAGGTTTTTTGGAGAAATATTGTCCTAATAATAAAGAGTTAAAAAAGACTTTTATTAATTACAATATAAATAAAGATGATTTTTCTTATTTTTTTAAAAATTTTAAAGAAATAGAAGAACATAATAAAAACTATGCTAATTATTTAAGAGAAAATTGTAATTTAATGGAAAAATTAATAAAATTTATAGAAAATATAGGAGGAAAAAATTAA
- the efp gene encoding elongation factor P yields MKIAQELRAGSTIKIGNDPFVVLKAEYNKSGRNAAVVKFKMKNLISGNISDAVYKADDKMDDIKLDKVKAIYSYQNGDSYIFSNPETWEEIELKGEDLGDALNYLEEEMPLDVVYYESTAVAVELPTFVEREVTYTEPGLRGDTSGKVMKPARINTGFEVQVPLFVEQGEWIKIDTRTNEYVERVKK; encoded by the coding sequence ATGAAAATTGCACAAGAATTAAGAGCAGGGAGTACAATAAAAATTGGAAACGACCCATTTGTAGTATTAAAGGCTGAATATAACAAATCAGGAAGAAATGCTGCAGTAGTTAAGTTTAAAATGAAAAACTTAATTTCAGGAAACATATCAGATGCTGTTTATAAAGCAGATGACAAAATGGATGATATTAAATTAGATAAGGTAAAAGCAATCTATTCTTACCAAAATGGAGATTCTTATATATTCTCTAACCCAGAAACTTGGGAAGAAATAGAATTAAAAGGTGAAGATCTAGGAGATGCTTTAAACTATCTTGAAGAAGAAATGCCATTAGATGTTGTTTATTATGAATCAACAGCTGTTGCAGTTGAATTACCTACTTTCGTTGAAAGAGAAGTAACATATACTGAACCAGGATTAAGAGGAGATACTTCTGGAAAAGTTATGAAACCTGCAAGAATAAATACAGGATTTGAAGTTCAAGTTCCTCTATTTGTTGAACAAGGTGAATGGATTAAAATAGATACAAGAACAAACGAATATGTTGAAAGAGTAAAAAAATAA
- a CDS encoding TIR domain-containing protein, with the protein MVEIENESEKKYKYDAFISYRHIEPDLTIAKILHETIEKFNIPKHLRTASNEENSIDDKHVFRVFRDREELSTKDLSTMIEEAIANSKNLIVICSKRTSLSPWCRKEVQLFKKIHGVNNIIPVLIEGEPDEAFIDELKNLKAIGVNVQIKTYQCASYVVFVENPSQEKGMFLMAWNIANDDPDELLYALYHSSQIAAHTNVVFYKNEDFDNLISKARETMDKEKRIDLYKKAQDIIQEELAHYAILYSMQNFAYKKNIKGIEVNKREYFNF; encoded by the coding sequence ATGGTAGAAATAGAAAATGAATCAGAAAAAAAGTATAAATATGATGCTTTTATAAGTTATAGACATATAGAACCAGATTTAACAATAGCCAAAATTCTTCACGAGACGATTGAAAAGTTTAATATACCAAAACATTTAAGGACAGCATCAAATGAAGAAAATTCAATTGATGATAAACATGTATTTCGAGTTTTTCGTGACCGTGAAGAACTTTCTACAAAAGATTTAAGTACTATGATTGAAGAAGCAATAGCTAATTCTAAAAATTTAATAGTTATATGCTCAAAAAGAACTTCTCTTAGTCCTTGGTGCAGAAAAGAAGTACAGTTATTTAAAAAAATTCATGGAGTAAATAATATTATTCCTGTACTTATTGAAGGAGAACCTGATGAAGCTTTTATTGATGAGTTAAAAAATCTAAAAGCTATTGGAGTAAATGTGCAAATAAAAACATATCAATGTGCTTCATATGTAGTTTTTGTAGAAAATCCTTCTCAAGAAAAAGGAATGTTCTTAATGGCATGGAATATAGCTAATGATGACCCAGATGAGCTTTTATATGCTCTTTATCATAGTTCACAAATAGCTGCACATACAAATGTAGTATTCTATAAGAATGAAGATTTTGATAATTTAATATCAAAAGCAAGAGAAACTATGGATAAAGAAAAAAGAATAGATTTATATAAAAAAGCACAAGATATTATTCAAGAAGAATTAGCACATTATGCAATATTATATTCTATGCAAAATTTTGCATATAAGAAGAATATAAAAGGTATAGAAGTTAATAAGAGAGAATATTTTAATTTTTAA